In the Glycine max cultivar Williams 82 chromosome 6, Glycine_max_v4.0, whole genome shotgun sequence genome, TGagagtttaaaaaaaaggatacaCGACaaggtaaaattacaaaaacatgaaAGTATATCTACTATcacttgtagatttttagttgcAGGTAAATATATTGCACTGCAAATTTGTGACGATGAAGATGttgaaataatgattcaaagttttgaacaacaacaagaaatgtcTGTCATAGAATTATGTGTTGAAGTTGATGTTGCGGGTGCTTCTGCAATTAATTTGACAAATTCATTGTTATCATGCGGAAATAATATGTCTCACAATGAATCGGGTAGTGCAACAGTTGGAACAAATTCagaagaagattttgatgatgatgattatttaatatctaattCATACGCTGAGGACTCACTAGATGAGGATGAGGATATTAATGAAATGTCTGACACAGATGATGAAGCTGCCCGTTTGATCGAACCACTTACAGTTGTGCAATCGGGAGAAGgtatatttattgttatatataaataaatattataatatttaaataattctctacacttgaattataaatttttggtatattgtttttgtaggtggAAGTCAGACTCCATTTTGGGATTCTGCTTCTCACTATAGTAATATTAATTGGAGTTATCCTGACCAAGAAGAAATTTGCGGTTTAGATAtggaatcaaattttaatatgggtcaagaattatatgttggtatGGAATTTGATACCAAAAGCGCAGTAAAAAATGCATTACAACAATATGTAATGAaagtgcatcaaagtttcaaagttgttgaaTCTAAATCGCAGAAATATGTCGTCTGTTGTGGAAATAAAAGCGATGACATCCCatgccctttttatatgagggcaattttatcaaaaaaaactGATACATGGAAAGTTACGCAATGGGGAGGACCACACAGTTGCTTGAATATGAGTATAACTCAAGACCATGATAAATTGGATTCTGATTTGATTGCCACTTGTGTACTAGGtatgattataaattttcattcttatttatcctttttttgtgtttgttggtGTGGTGTACAATAATTTTTCGTACTTATTTTTATAGGGATGATCAAAGAAGATCCGTCACTCAagatttctttgattcaagagaggatcAATGGAATGTTTAATTACAACATTTCGTACAGGAAAGCGTGGAAGGCAAAGCAAAAGGCAATaacaattgaatatggcgactGGGATGAGTCTTATGTCGTTCTTCCGTCATGGCTgaaacacatgcaaaatcattcgcCAGGATCGTATTATCAAATTTGTGATGATGATTTTGTTGTTGGCAATACTGTCAGCCGTGAACACCGACAGTTCCATCGAGTCTTTTGGACCTTCAgtcaatgcaaagaggcttttaaaTATTGCAAACCAGTCATACAAGTTGATGGTACATTCATGTATGGGAAGTATCGCGGTACGCTGTTAATTGCAACAACACAAGATGGAAATAGTCATGTTCTTGAGGGGGAAACATTaacagcgtggtcatggtttttggcacacttgcgtgaacatgtCACAGATAAAGATGGTATCTGTCTCATTTCTGATCGTCATGCAAGTATAAAGGCAGCTGTTGCGAATGAAGCACTTGGGTGGCAACCTCCTCATGCGTATCATGTGTATTGCGTGCGCCACATTGCAAGtaattttaatcacaaatttaagaatgggaaacaaaaagaaatgttaaaaaaattaggtaaCATTTCATATCtaacatatattatttcatatataacATATATGTTATTTGTTATGCAAATTTGACTAATGTGGATAATTTATTATGTGCAGGATACACCCCGTGTAAGCATATTTTTgatagaaattttgataaattttgtgaGCTGAGTCCCCCAGTAAAAGCATGGATTGGGaagatttcaaaagaaaaatggacaATGGCATATGACAAAGAAGGCCGTAGATACGGTCATATGACAACCAATCTATCCGAATGtgtaaataaagtttttaaggGATGTTGCAATGTACCAATAACTGCCCTTGTGAAGTCAACATACAGCAGGTGTCGAAAGTATTTTGTTGATCGTGGTCGTCAAGCACAAAGGGAAATACGCGATGGTCAAATATATTGCTCACACGTCATGAAAAAACTTCGGGAAAATCAAGAAAAGGCTTGTTCTCACATTGTTCGGACATATGATATTCAGAGAACAATATTTGAGGTTGAGGAGGCTTTCGACCCTATGACTCAACGAGGTGGACATAAATGGACAGTTAACTTGAATGAGCGCTACTGTCAATGTGGACAATTTACTACTTACCACTATCCGTGCTCTCATATCATCAACTTCtatcaatatatagatgttgtgtaCACAAATGACTACATATTACGTgcttactccgcacaatggtggcctcttgggaatgacgATGCGATTGTCCCATCTGATGACCCGTGGACACTTGTGCCTGATCCAAGTTTTATTCGTGACAAAAAAGGAAGGCCAAGATCAACTCGATTAAGAAATGAAATGGATTGGAGGGAGCCATCGCAAAGTCGCTACAAGTGTGGCAGATGTGGGACAGTAGGACACAACCGGCGTAATTGTCCATTGCAATCTCAACAAGGCAGTTGTTGATGTCATGTATTAGATCATATGATAATGaaatgtttacttctttttttgttattcttaaaCACATTTATGTGTCAGTGACATTAtcgtaatttattttaaaagcattgCACGATAAGATTGAACGTTAAagtaacaataatataaaattaacatgaaaaCAATATTTGAAAGTACATGACATTGTTaaaacatgaagaaaaaaaaaacaatacaaagtACATGGAAAAAAACAATACAATGTAAACCCATTATTAATCAATCATGACTATGTCTGTGATGCCGCGACGATGTCCCACATGGCCGATCCCAATTCCTAGCTGCCCTATCAGGGTTTCTTCTTCTAAGATTCCCCCTTTCATCCACTTCGTCAGCCTCGGCAGAGAAATCATGACGTAAATCGACCCCCAATAAGTCATTCATGTCGGGTATATTTCCAGGTACATTCCACGGACCACCAAGTGGAGCATTTGGGGTCGGTAGTTCATTATTTTGGGTGAATGAAGGAGTCCCCCCTGAAGGAGGAGAGGATCCAAATATGCCTGTCATACTGTACCCTGGTTGGAAATCATGTGGGTATGAATACATCGGCGCCATCTGCGATGGTTCTTGGGTGAATACCGGCggtgtgtaatacattccatgttcTCGTTCTGGCATCGGAGGCAAACTGTACGGTGCTGCATCCACAGTTTGCCGACGTCGCCCTAAGCCTCGAGTCTCCACACTTCGCTGTAGTATATTAAACTGCTGATGTTCAAATTGTGGCTGAGAAGGGGGAGCATCTTGATGTGCCTCAAGTATCCTATCCTCTTCTTCAGATATAAGAGTGATCTTCTCGATACATGGCAGTAAATCATCAAAAGTACAAACCCTTCTCCCAACAGGCGACACCATAAAATGTAGTGTTTCCGCGATTTCACcctgcataaaaaaataaaagaatagttattaaaataatcttcaacgcaacattattttctaaattataatgAACAATTTATACCAATAGTCCTCTTCTTGCATGTTTTGGGTCGACATAAACTTTTGTCTTACGCCTGTACCACCTCATATATTCAGAGTTCAGACTAAGGGTCCCTGTTTGTGGCGGCGTTTGTTCTACTCTCCTTTCATAGCGACTATTCCATTCATTAAGCGCGGGTTGCATTAGTCGCATCcaatttcttccttcttttccctTTAAGGTCAAGTCATGTATGTTTTCGGGTTGCATTACTGGGCCcggaataggttgttgcattccaaacTGTCGCATGACTCTATCCGGCTGGTGCCATTccactttttgaaaacaaataagtgGTACGATACATGTCCATAATACAGACCCAATAAAACAAACTTGACTCAAATTCATTTCCACATGTCCAGCATAAGGGACCCAAACAAACTgcatataaaagttaaatttaataaattaagtaacaattagaacatcatttaataaacaaatgtCAAAATTATTACCTCGTCGCGTTTCATGACATCTAATTTACGACGAAACTCAAGTAAATTGTCATTGCCTATGTGATGCAATTCACCTCCTAACCATCTtcacaaaaaaacaaataacaaaataagatgTTACGTATAATAATGATTAACATCAAGCAaccatatttattaattatcaattcaaaatattaaaggaaAGTATACCTGTAAGCAAGTGGCGcgttttgttgttgtggaggaataACTGACGGGGCTAACGTTGggcatcgttcccatgcccataACTGAATCAAGAGAGTGAAACCGCCTATTGATTTAGCATGATAGTCTGTTGCGATGCACATCTCTCTAAAGGTTACCCAGAAGagcagctccccatgcataaGTGCTGCACTCTCTAAGGTCTCTCAAAAATTGCAAATATCTTATTGGCACCCTTTTGCTGCTTTTATCAACAAACATCACGCCTCCTATGAATCTTAAGATCCAAGCTCGAGCAAATCTTTCAAGCCCTTGTTGGTTGCCTAtgaaatcattaatatttgCAAATTGAGAAGTCAGCCAACTCAATAAAAGTGAGTTCCCGTCAACTGCATCATCGTCAGGCATGACACCCAATAATTCATGGCACAACTCAAACCAATCAATATTTGTATTGCCGGTTAAAGGTCTTCCATCAACAGAAATACCAAGTAGCACAGAAACATCTTGAAGTGTAATAGTTGCCTCGCCACACTTCAAATGAAATGTATGTGTTTCTGGCCTCCACCTTTCAATAAAAGCATTAACTAATGCTCCATTTATCTTCAATTGCGCCAATTTCATTATCGGGTACAAACCCGAAACTTGTAATAAAGGAATAATTTCCTCGGGCGGTGCTTCTCTATGATTATACAGTGGTGTAGCTCGTCGAATTTTTAATGTCCTTTGATTAGCACCATTCCAAATATGTTGTGATATATGGTTTTTTTGCATCCACAGTAAATCATCCTCTAATGGTCCAGATGCCACGTCATAATGATTAGATGATGACGAACTTGCCATATTAAAACTCCtgtataacaagaaaaaaaattaataatcacacatatcataaataattaataataaattacaatatatttaaatacattttaaatacGTACGCAAacaatattctaaaaaaatacataatttaaattttagaaatgaacacataatttaagtaaatgaattataatgacacacacatatatatatatatatagcagcaatttcagcaattttttttcttaattttaactttttattttaaaagttattaattataatttagagtttatttttaattttaaactattgatatattgtatcaaactcaatatgcctttcttttttaaatacgcTCAATAGCAATATTctagtaatatttattattaattttaattaaaattatattctacaaactaaaattatcaacccaacaacaacaaagtcttACAATTGCAAATAACATCAattataactaatataattaaatattaacaaaaataataatataatatttaaataacaatattattatctataattatcttcaacaataattaacaattttatattattataaaatcaaaaaacaaaacactaaaaatatatatcaatttaaacttcctatttatcaaaaaaaatatataacaaagcattaaaaatataacacactatcaaactaataataattacttctacaaataaatccactaaaaaatataaactgcctatatgcaatatatatatatatatatataaatataacaatttatatacattaaataaaaaataaaaaaaactaaccaaataaaaaaactaaccaaACAAGGGAAGGGAAACCTGCAAACAGGGGAGAAGCTggctgcaaaaaaaaattatatatatataaaaagattaaaatataatcatttatataaataaaataaattaaaaaaacaaaaaaaaaaaaaagaaaaacctgtTGCTGGGGAGGGGGGAATGAGAAGGGGACtgctgggggggggggggaacacCAAGGGGGAGTTTGGGGGAGGGGGGGACCCCATTTAAGGGCGCTTGGACGCGCCTGGGGCCAGGGCGCGAACCAAGCCGCCTCGGGAACGGCACGACGGGACGCGCCTGCGTGCAGGGCGCGAGCAGTAGCGCCTGCATGCAGGGCGCGACCTTCGGCGTCTGCACCACCTGCAGCACCGCCTGCAGCAGCGGCCACGTGTCGCTTCCTCCGGTAAGCGCCCCTCAGGTAAGCACCTTCCCTGCAAAAACAGCACCCCTTAGTAAATAAAAAGCAAAGAGACCCATTCTggtaaataatttctaaaagtaACCCAGAATGGTGATTTTGCCCACCGCTAGTTTTGGTTCTTTATTGATCTAATGTCATCAACTTTTAAAAAACTCTCAAGCTTGGTcacagaaaaatataaattaatcattttaatagataaatagttttaaattataagaatgattaaataaaaaattaaaatggtaaattGAATTAAAACTATTAGAAAAATTCATGAGAATATATTATTTGAGgatatattataatttctttatgTGTAGTTACATCCTATGGCGACCTATCAGGCTGTCACTCAATGAGCACGTGGTTCCACCTGAATGCCAATTCTCATTCTTCCTAAACATCGATCCCACATAGCAGTGgtgacaatgaaaaaaaaaatataggcaAATTTGTCTTTGAtggtagaaaatgaaaaatataaatttaatttttaaataagtaaaaaatgaaataaattaattttattattaaatttataagattaatttattattaatataaattataatatttaagaacTAATTTTAtgatatgttatattttttatgattaatttgacattaaattataaaatttaaaaattaatttattattaaattatctacaaaattaatttattattctttttatttattcatagattaaattttaatttttatcttttaaaaattaatttattttatatttttatgttcaaatttgactaattaaaaaatagtgagattaaataaattaaaaagctaGCTAAAGGGGAAGAATTCTCTCATTCCGAGACAATTCATAAACTTGTCAGAAATTTCATTTATCGGTTTGATGTTAAATGATTGAAGGCATCTCAGCACATGACAAgactttctcttttttaaaaaaaaaaaaaaagaaaaactttaaaagaataaaaggagGGAAATTTAATGCAATGAGTCGATGAGAACGAGATACGGAACCCAGCATGTTGGTTTCTCTCTCGGCTTCAGGTTTCAGTGGGTGTGACTTGTGAGTCTGTGAgagatattctttttttttataaaaaaaaaaacaaatacttttttCCTTACAAGATGGCTCAAGCATCACGATCCCGATGAGTTAAATAGTGTGTcagaatattaagaaaacaaaCCTAGAAGTGatctaatatataattatcaacGTATGTGTGTAACTAACTAAGGACATAAAATTGAATGATTTGGACTCGTGGTGCGTGGCTGATCATTAATTTTATCACATTTGGATGGGCGTATGATTATAGCTATAATGCTAAGTATTCTTAGATTTGGTGATTGAAGTTAAATTACTGGATTTAATAATGTTACATTAGTCGTCCTTTTCTAGACAAACTTTTTATAGTGTATGGTGAAGGTAAGGGTGCATGTCATGAACAATGGTTGGCACTCTTTTTTGTTAATCATGCATGACACCAATCgcgtaatatattaatattcacCACCATATGCGCATCGTGTAGCTATGATAACGATCAATGATAACTTTAACGAGTCAAACTTCATACAATTTGCATATGTGTcttaatcatggtttttgatatatattaaaattaaagcaaAAGCTTGTAGctaaaaaaaagatgaagttgaaAAATACAAACTATCTTGAAATTTTATGGATTAACCGTTGtataattattacattaaatatatgattattaatatcaattatgtaaataaaatatatgatatgttAATTAATGGATATTAGTTTTTGCCTGATCTTACAAGTTTTCCAATGATGGGTAGGGTCTCACTCGATGTCCAGACGAAGGATCTCTGCTCTCGTATGGTGTTTTAAAATTGTTGTCTcattagataatttttattatagctCACAACATTGTGTGAAAACTCTATCCACCAAACAGAGAGTAGTATTTCTCTCATTTAGTGTTTGGGATTCAATCGAGTTATTAAAGACGAATTTCATCTCTTCTTTAAATCTACCTCACTAACTATATTATGGTTGTTTTGTGCtgtaataacattaaaattcttataaaattaatcttaaaaccAATCGCTTAACCTCCACCTAATTTTGTTTGGCATGCGCATGGCATTGTTCACGCATCAAGAATTGTTGATTCCAATTGTATACATATTTCACTCCGCTttgtaaattgattttgatactagtttattgttttcatttcctTTTGTTTGATATTTGACTGTTTTTAGTTAATTGAAGAAGtcaatatcttttttctttaagttTTGATGGTAacatatgttctttttttttttttgcaattcttTGAAACATGACAATTTTTTGGCGCTTGAATCATTGGCATCATGATAATTCatctttgaatttttctttttaattctttggtatcttgttgtttcttttttttttttttatcaagatttGTCAATATCTTTAtatcaatatctttttttatttattaagataGGATACGATCATCAGATATCGAAAATCATAatccttttataaaataattaatttttgtagaaTATCATGATCtttaaatacatattttcaaaatttggagctaaaatattttgtggatattttatatcataaatatataacttCTCTTTCTCAAAGTATCGTGattgagaaattaaattttaggcacttatttgatactttaaaatattttcttttgatttatttgagagTACTTTGTGTGGTCTAATATTGTGCTCATATTTTCTGCCTAAAGATTATGtgcataattataaaaatattaaataaatttgattgcaATGTGCTCCTTCTGTTAAGGCATTTGTTTGAGAAATTATTATTGGGCATtgtgaaattaatatttgtcattttgtatgcttttttatacatttcatgcttaatgctattttttaattttcttgcaAGCATGGTGTTTAACATTTTGAATAATTCTCCTCTCACCTATGGTGGgaacaattatataaaatttatgtaatttaaattatttgtttgtgtttaatattttggataATTGTCATCTCACCTATAGTAGGAGCAATTGTATAAAATTTGAgtaattaatacaatttttataattttttgaataattgtTATCTCACCTATGGTGGGACacaattatgataaaatttgtgaaatgaatatgatttatttgtgtctaatcactactacaaaatatgtttttaacatCATctatttaacattggttttaagaaaatcaacttTAAAAAATGTGCAAtggaatttttgtaaataaaatatcatccTTAACATCGGTAATCAATGTTGTTAGTAATAGTTTAACATCgcttattatgaaattgatgttattAGTGCTCAGTTgacatcaattttattaaaaacagaTGTTGCGATTGATCCTTTaacatcaatattttgaaaaaccaatgttgtgatTGATCCTTTaacatcaatattttgaaaaaccaatgttgtcaaTCTTCAACTCTCAAAAtcacactctttttttcctttaaccCCAAATCCCAAAACCCTATCTCATAGATCTCATCAATTTAATTCAATTCCATCAAGATGGATGCCACCGTCACTCAGCTCAGTCCCTCCTACAATGTCACTACTGAACCACCACACCATAGTGTTTGCCTGCGACTGGTCCAGTTGACGCTCTTTTGTCACAAGCCACTGGAGCTCGTCGAAAAGAACTACAAAGAGGATGAACACAATAGGGATTGCTCCGATTTTGAGAATCACAAGCCCAAGGCTAAAGCCACTACTTGAAAAAAGTTTCTAAGGTAGTtaatttatcttctattttttgaacTTCTGGCAGAAGTTTAAGCAGATGCTCAATTAAATcagtagttattattattaacaagaAAACACATCTTCAAcccaattttatgtttattgtgttttttatttatccTTCTCCTACACGTAGAGTACTCTATAATCATCGACAAataaaccctaattttttttttgaagccaaattgaaaagaaaagataataagTTACTCAAATAACTAGTTAGGGCTTGGATCTGCACGTATGGAAGCAAGTTTCTCCCATGAAaggcaaataaaaaagaacgaAAAGGGTTCAAGTTAGAATGAGTTTACCTTCGCTTCATTTCAATT is a window encoding:
- the LOC102659947 gene encoding uncharacterized protein, with amino-acid sequence MQFVWVPYAGHVEMNLSQVCFIGSVLWTCIVPLICFQKVEWHQPDRVMRQFGMQQPIPGPVMQPENIHDLTLKGKEGRNWMRLMQPALNEWNSRYERRVEQTPPQTGTLSLNSEYMRWYRRKTKVYVDPKHARRGLLGEIAETLHFMVSPVGRRVCTFDDLLPCIEKITLISEEEDRILEAHQDAPPSQPQFEHQQFNILQRSVETRGLGRRRQTVDAAPYSLPPMPEREHGMYYTPPVFTQEPSQMAPMYSYPHDFQPGYSMTGIFGSSPPSGGTPSFTQNNELPTPNAPLGGPWNVPGNIPDMNDLLGVDLRHDFSAEADEVDERGNLRRRNPDRAARNWDRPCGTSSRHHRHSHD